AATTCTAGATTATATTCATAATTTTGTAGCAGCAGTTTGGATCGGTGGAATAATTTATTTTGTATTTGCTTTACTACCTACATTTTCACAGTTAGAAGAAACAAAGAGAGAGAAGATGTCACTTGTTTTAATTCCAAGATTTTCAATGATGTTTATAGTTGCAGTTGGAATTGTTATTATCTCTGGACCTACACTAATGTGGTTTTTGGAAAGTGATGTAAGCTTGATTACAGAGTCAATTTATGGAAAATTAATTTTTGTAAAAATTGCAATCGCTGCAGCTATGATTGGTTTTGGCGGATATTTTCAGTTTAAAATTCAAAAAAATGCTGAGAGGGATTTACAAAAAGGAACTATTGCCATATACAAAAGACTAAGAAAATCATTGAAATTTGATGTCATATTAGGAATAACACTCTTGGGAGTGGTTGCATTACTAATTAATGGAACATTGCCAGCTGGAGAAATTAATCAGGTAGATGCTCAAAAAGTGTCACATGGGTTTAGCAGCTTGGAATTTTCAGAAAACACAAAATTTGATGTTAAGATATCATCATTTTCAAGTGGAACAAACACGATTTTAGTTAAGGTTAGCGATTTTGAAAATAAACCGTTGTACGATTTAGATCAAATTAAAGTAAAGATCTCATATCCTGAAAGAAGTATTTCACCAATAGAAATTCCAATGAAAATTATTAATCAAGAAGAAGATAAACCGCTTGAATTTCAAGGTGATATCACTTTTGGGTTTTCAGGCAAATGGACATTAGAAGTAGAAGCTCAAAGAAAACAGAATGCAAATGAATCAGTAATTATAGATTTAGTAGTTAAACCAAGATTGGCAGATCTATCAACCAAAATTATTGGATACCCGTTACCTGAACCTTCAAAACCACTTTATCCATTGTATGATGGAAATGATTCAATTTGGATAAGCGATCCATCTTCTCCTAGATTATGGGAATTCTCAATAGAATCACAGAATTTTACTTCATATTCATTTGATGGATTAACAACAATGTGGCTTACTAAAGATAGTGAGGGAAAAATTTGGTTTACAGATACGCCAAGGAATCAAATAGGATATTTTGATCCAAGTAATAAACAAATCACCACAAAAACATTACCAAAAATAGATCCTGTTATTGATAGTAACACTGCAACTTTCATACAAGCAGATTTTGATGGAAATATTTGGATATCAATTACTAACAAAGATATTATTTTAAAATATTATCCAAAAACAGATACATTTGAAGAAATCAAAATGCCTGTAAGAGAATCATTACCATTTGCATTAACAATTGACAGTGAAGGGAAAATTTGGTTTACAGAATCATACTCAGGTAAAATTGGATTTATTGATCCAAAAGATAATAAAATTTCAGAATTTATGCCTGAAAAGCCTCTTGCAGGACCTGAAGCCATAATTTTTGATGAAGAAGGGAATTTATGGATTGCAGAACATACGGGTATAGCAATTACTAAATTCAATCCAATTCTAGAAACATTTGAGAGAGTCTCAGTAATAGACAAAGAGGCATTACCATATGGAATGTCATTTGATAGATATGGAAATATTTGGATCCCACAACATACGGTAGATAAGATTGCAGTATATGATCCATATAACAAAGAGTTGATTGAAGTTACAATTCCTACTGTCACATCATTTGTACAATTTTCAACATCAGATAGTAAAGGCAATGTTTGGTTTGTTGAACAACAAGGAAATCAGCTATCAATGGTAAAGACCACAGAAATTCCAGTAACAATATCTGAATTAGATGGTGAAAGTAATTTTTCATTAAAATATTCTGAGATAGTGTCACCATTAATTGCAATGGGAATTATTGCAACATCGTTGTTCTTTGTTAAAAATCTAAGAGATAAAAGAAGATTAAATGAATTAATTATGTCTGGATAGCAATCCAGCAGATTTTATTCCCAGAGTACATGCCAATATTCCAATTGCAAATAAAACAATTGTTCCAGATGGAGTAATATCAAATACATATGATACCAGTATGCCAGAAACTACAGAAAAGATAGAAAAACACATTGAAAGTAGTGCAGTTTGTTTGAATCCTCTTCCATACATTATTGCTGTTACATTTGGAATTACAAATAGTGCAGAAATAAGTAAGACACCAACGAGCTGTATTGAAGTTACAACTGTAATTCCTGCCATAAAGACAACAAGATAATTTATTTTTTCAACTGGAATTCCGCTTACTTTAGCCTGCTCTTCGTTAAATGTAGAATAAAGAAGTTGGCGATAGAGTAAAAGAATCACAATCAGAATAATTCCTGTTAAAAATAAAATCAAAATTGTATCATTGACACTTACAAGCAAAATGCTTCCAAAAAGAAAGCTGAAAATATCAATAGTAAAACCCCCAGATAATCCAATAATTACGAGCCCAACTGCTATTCCTGATGACAAAAGAACAGCTATTGAAGCATCTCCAGATATGTTGAATCTATCTTTAATTCGTGTTATTATTAGGGCACTAACTATTGAGACGCCATATGCAGTCCAAAGTGGATATATTCCTGCCATCAAACCCAATGCAATTCCACCAAACGATGAATGAGCAATCGCGTCTCCAAATAAGGAATAACGACGTAAGACTAGAAAGAGCCCTACAACAGAACATAAAATTGCAATTGCAATACCGGAAATTATTGCTCTGTGCATAAAACTAAATGTAAAAATTTCAAAAGTCATATCTAATGATGATGCATATGTTCCTGCATAGAAGCTTCAGAATACTGTTTTACAAGATCATCATTATTAAAAAATTCATCAGATTCTCCATGAAAGAAAAGAGTTCTATTAAGACATGCTACATGATTTGCTAATTGATTTACTGCATCCAAATCATGTGAAGACCAAATTATTGTAATGTTTTGTTTGGAATTTAGTTCTTTTAAAATACTATAAAAAAGATCTATGCTTTGTTGATCAATTCCTGTAACAGGTTCATCTAAAATCAAAATTTTTGGATTATTAACCAAAGCTTTTGCAATAAAGACACGCTGTTGTTGTCCACCTGATAGCTCACCTATTCTTCTTTCACTTAGCTCATGGATCCAAAGCTGTTGCAATATTTCATCAATTTTATTTTCATCTGACTCTTTATGCAGTCCCATTTTAACAACATCATTTACAGTTGCAGGAAAATTTTTCTCAAAAATAGGTTTTTGTGGCACATAGCCAATTTCTTTGAGATAGTTTTTTGATTTTCTAATGTCAGTACCAAAAAACTTGATTGTTCCTTTGTATTTTGTATTAAGACTAAGCATTGAAGCAAAAAGAGTAGACTTTCCTGCACCATTAGGACCAATTATGCCTAAAAAATCACCTTGGTTAACTGTAAAACTAACATCGTCTATAGCCTTAACGTCAGGATATTCTATCGTAAGATGTTCAATCTCAACTATTTTCAACACAATGCCTCCTTGAGATTATTGAGATTCTCAGTCATTCTAGAAATATAAGTTCCATCATCACCAATTTCTAGTGGAGATAAAACAAGTATTCTTCCTCCGATTTCGTTTGCAATAACTTGAGAAGTTTTTGGATCAGCAGTTTCTTCAGTGAATATCACATCAAGATTGAGATCTTTGGCTTTATTGATCACATTTTCTAAAGTCTTGGCAGTAGGCTCAGCATGTGGTGTATTTGAGGGAAGTATTGTATACTGAGTAAGACCATATTCTTTTGAAAAATATGAAAATGCATCATGAAATGCTATAAAATCCTGATTACAATTTGATAATTCATTTCGAATTTTTAAATCAAGTAAATCTAATTCAGTGATATAGTTTGCAGCATTGTCTTTGTAATATTTTTCATTTTCAGGATCAGATTTAGAAAATGCGTCAGCAATATTTTGTACTTGGATTTTTGCATAAACAGGATTCAACCAGATATGAGGATCATCTAATGTAACAACATTTTCATTTATTGAGGACTCTTCAATATTTTTTTCAATAATTCCATTACTTGTATCAACTATAATTCCTTGATAATTAATTTCAGTCAATTTATCAGTCCAGCTTTCAAATCCAATCCCATTAATGATAATAAGATCAGATTTTTGCATTTGTTGTACATCCTTTATTGTTGGTTCCCAGTCATGTGGTTCGATCCCAACTGGAACCAATAATTTGACATCAACTTTGTCCTGGCCGACTTTTTGAGAAAATTCATGTAATGGATAAAATGATGACATTACCTGTAATTTTGATTCATTTGTTTTTTTAGATTGGTTGGGATCACTTGAAAAAACACCAAATGAGATCAAAGGAATTGTAATGATAATTGCAATAATTGCAAATTTTACTTGGTTATTCACAATCAAATCTACTATATGTTATTAATAACTCTATAAAATATTAATAACTTTAATTGCTAAACTTATAAGATAATTAATAACAATTAACATATGCCAATAGTTTCAATCTCACTAAACCCTGAGATTTTATCAGAACTAGATAAATTACAAAAGAGCATGGGATTTTCAGGAAGGTCTGAAGCAATTAGAGCTGGAATCAGGACATTTGTTTCAGAAGAAAAACAAAAATCTGAATTAGAAGGAAATATTCATGCAATTCTTTTAGTTGTGCATAATGATGAGTTTGATCATGTGGTATCTGGAATAAAACATAATTTTGAAGATCTAATCACTACACATCTTCACAGTAAAATTGAGGGAGAAAAATGTATGGAGTTGTTTGTAATTGATGGCGATGCAAAAAGAGTTTCAACTATTACAAAAGATTTTCAAGTAAACAAAAATATGGATACTGTAAAATTAGTAACATTATAAAATTAATTAGAAATCAAGTTTTTAGGAAAATAGTTTCTAGATATTAAAACAACCGTCAACAACATAGAAAATAAGATAATAGTTGCAATTGTTCCAAATTCAGGAGCAACAACAATTCCAAAAGATGTTTCTTGACCAGTGTTCCTAATATTTTCAAATTTAATTATAGTAGGACCTGTTTGATCTTCTGAAAATGTATACTTTTCAAATTCGCCTCCAACCTGTGCAACTCCAGAGGATTTATAGATCTCCTGACCATTCTGTAAAATTACAAAAGTATAAGCAGAGTTACGTATTGGTTCTCCAGTTTTACCATCTCTAATTGTAAAGATAAAATTTGTATTTTGTCCGGGCATTATTTCTATTGGATCCCATGAAAGATTTACTTGAAAGTCTTCACTTTTTGTAAACGCAGTTAATGGAAATCCAGGATTTTCCGATTTAGTAAGTGTAAAAACAATTGAATTAGGTAAAGGATCTCCAGATTTTTCTAATTGGTTCTTTAGAAATCTAAGA
Above is a genomic segment from Nitrosarchaeum sp. containing:
- a CDS encoding CopD family protein, which gives rise to MKKILILSLFVLSISIPYAAAHPFTLETIPSSSANAPIRVTEVIVYFSEPIDNNFSSLKVFDSNGEQIDNKDTKYYEGDYSLIVTTPPLEEGVYTVSSKVLSKVDGHLVPNAFIFGVGEAKIDVGSLTKQDISDIVFLPEAGARFPGLVGQTIVLGSIIASIIIWGTQNKQLIRKEFDKLENFHHGKFMTLTGVGLVLVFASNILVLAVQTIRLETSVIEVIKTDFGNIWTIRMIITVILLGLWFGMDRKKILSIKNKIPMLIITLGLIGTSSLIGHGAASGETPALILDYIHNFVAAVWIGGIIYFVFALLPTFSQLEETKREKMSLVLIPRFSMMFIVAVGIVIISGPTLMWFLESDVSLITESIYGKLIFVKIAIAAAMIGFGGYFQFKIQKNAERDLQKGTIAIYKRLRKSLKFDVILGITLLGVVALLINGTLPAGEINQVDAQKVSHGFSSLEFSENTKFDVKISSFSSGTNTILVKVSDFENKPLYDLDQIKVKISYPERSISPIEIPMKIINQEEDKPLEFQGDITFGFSGKWTLEVEAQRKQNANESVIIDLVVKPRLADLSTKIIGYPLPEPSKPLYPLYDGNDSIWISDPSSPRLWEFSIESQNFTSYSFDGLTTMWLTKDSEGKIWFTDTPRNQIGYFDPSNKQITTKTLPKIDPVIDSNTATFIQADFDGNIWISITNKDIILKYYPKTDTFEEIKMPVRESLPFALTIDSEGKIWFTESYSGKIGFIDPKDNKISEFMPEKPLAGPEAIIFDEEGNLWIAEHTGIAITKFNPILETFERVSVIDKEALPYGMSFDRYGNIWIPQHTVDKIAVYDPYNKELIEVTIPTVTSFVQFSTSDSKGNVWFVEQQGNQLSMVKTTEIPVTISELDGESNFSLKYSEIVSPLIAMGIIATSLFFVKNLRDKRRLNELIMSG
- a CDS encoding metal ABC transporter permease, with product MHRAIISGIAIAILCSVVGLFLVLRRYSLFGDAIAHSSFGGIALGLMAGIYPLWTAYGVSIVSALIITRIKDRFNISGDASIAVLLSSGIAVGLVIIGLSGGFTIDIFSFLFGSILLVSVNDTILILFLTGIILIVILLLYRQLLYSTFNEEQAKVSGIPVEKINYLVVFMAGITVVTSIQLVGVLLISALFVIPNVTAIMYGRGFKQTALLSMCFSIFSVVSGILVSYVFDITPSGTIVLFAIGILACTLGIKSAGLLSRHN
- a CDS encoding metal ABC transporter ATP-binding protein — protein: MLKIVEIEHLTIEYPDVKAIDDVSFTVNQGDFLGIIGPNGAGKSTLFASMLSLNTKYKGTIKFFGTDIRKSKNYLKEIGYVPQKPIFEKNFPATVNDVVKMGLHKESDENKIDEILQQLWIHELSERRIGELSGGQQQRVFIAKALVNNPKILILDEPVTGIDQQSIDLFYSILKELNSKQNITIIWSSHDLDAVNQLANHVACLNRTLFFHGESDEFFNNDDLVKQYSEASMQEHMHHH
- a CDS encoding metal ABC transporter substrate-binding protein, which produces MNNQVKFAIIAIIITIPLISFGVFSSDPNQSKKTNESKLQVMSSFYPLHEFSQKVGQDKVDVKLLVPVGIEPHDWEPTIKDVQQMQKSDLIIINGIGFESWTDKLTEINYQGIIVDTSNGIIEKNIEESSINENVVTLDDPHIWLNPVYAKIQVQNIADAFSKSDPENEKYYKDNAANYITELDLLDLKIRNELSNCNQDFIAFHDAFSYFSKEYGLTQYTILPSNTPHAEPTAKTLENVINKAKDLNLDVIFTEETADPKTSQVIANEIGGRILVLSPLEIGDDGTYISRMTENLNNLKEALC
- a CDS encoding CopG family ribbon-helix-helix protein translates to MPIVSISLNPEILSELDKLQKSMGFSGRSEAIRAGIRTFVSEEKQKSELEGNIHAILLVVHNDEFDHVVSGIKHNFEDLITTHLHSKIEGEKCMELFVIDGDAKRVSTITKDFQVNKNMDTVKLVTL